The Kitasatospora paranensis genome has a window encoding:
- a CDS encoding heavy-metal-associated domain-containing protein, whose protein sequence is MSSTVTYTVTGMSCGHCEKSVSSEVSGLAGVTEVAADAKAGTVTVSSEQPLDEAAVRAAVDEAGFELVGPAA, encoded by the coding sequence ATGTCCAGCACCGTCACCTACACCGTCACCGGCATGAGCTGCGGCCACTGCGAGAAGTCGGTGAGCTCCGAGGTATCCGGCCTGGCCGGGGTCACCGAGGTCGCGGCCGACGCCAAGGCCGGCACGGTCACCGTCTCCTCCGAGCAGCCGCTGGACGAGGCCGCCGTGCGCGCCGCGGTGGACGAGGCCGGTTTCGAACTGGTCGGCCCCGCGGCCTGA
- the dhaL gene encoding dihydroxyacetone kinase subunit DhaL — translation MDGTLDTARAEAWIRALAAAVAAHEAELTALDAAIGDGDHGSNLRRGFEAVLATLDDAPAASPGALLATTGSTLISRVGGASGPLYGSAFRAIGHALAVPDPDAGERPATGAPAVAAALAEGLAAVQRLGGAQPGDKTMVDAFAPAVEAFRAAAGDGVAAAARAAAAAAEQGATATVPMVARKGRASYLGPRSAGHRDPGAVSTALVFGALAAACRG, via the coding sequence ATGGACGGCACCCTGGACACCGCCCGCGCCGAGGCGTGGATCCGCGCCCTGGCGGCCGCGGTGGCGGCGCACGAGGCCGAGCTGACCGCCCTCGACGCGGCGATCGGCGACGGCGACCACGGCAGCAACCTGCGGCGCGGGTTCGAGGCGGTGCTGGCCACGCTGGACGACGCCCCGGCCGCCTCACCGGGGGCCCTGCTGGCGACCACCGGCAGCACCCTGATCTCCCGGGTCGGCGGTGCCTCCGGCCCGCTGTACGGCAGCGCGTTCCGGGCGATCGGGCACGCACTGGCCGTCCCCGACCCGGATGCGGGTGAGCGGCCCGCGACGGGTGCGCCCGCGGTGGCGGCGGCGCTGGCCGAGGGCCTGGCCGCGGTGCAGCGGCTCGGCGGTGCGCAGCCGGGCGACAAGACGATGGTGGACGCCTTCGCGCCAGCCGTGGAGGCGTTCCGGGCGGCGGCGGGCGACGGGGTCGCGGCGGCTGCGCGGGCCGCGGCGGCCGCGGCGGAGCAGGGCGCGACGGCGACCGTGCCGATGGTCGCCCGCAAGGGCCGGGCCTCGTACCTGGGCCCGCGCAGCGCGGGGCACCGCGACCCGGGGGCGGTGTCCACGGCGCTGGTGTTCGGCGCGCTCGCCGCGGCCTGCCGGGGCTGA
- a CDS encoding bifunctional 3'-5' exonuclease/DNA polymerase → MAPRYALAPDPHGPGGRLQPLADDGTPLGAPHHAPALATAVARIEAAEQPRWVFAAADSGYAPLLPVRLARCHDLRLTEPLLLGHEGHWGEPRSLGAAWARVHGRPVPADLPEAGAADDDQASLFAPDRLQLPPGVDPLEAVVTVHADQQRRLSAVRDAGERARLRLLVAAESAGGLLAAEIAADGLPWRADVHDLLLTELLGPRPQIPGARPRLVAELAAELQQALGGRPFNPDSPDQVLRAFAEQGVKLPSTRSWELRRVDHPAAELVIRYKELSRLHTAHGWAWQSAWVRGGRFRPEYVVGGVVSGRWASRGGGALQIPRILRRAVVADPGWSLVVADAAQLEPRVLAALSEDAGLARTAAEGDLYEALAATAFQGDRSKAKLGLLGAMYGQTSGDIGPLLATLRRRYPAAMGYVEAAARTGEDGGIVRSRLGRTCPPPSAEWLDRTEAADPGDEAGGRSARARGRFTRNFVIQASAADWALAMLAGLRRRLAALSSGADRPHLVFFQHDEVMVHTPSDLADRVAAEVAAAADEARALVFGDTPVRFPLSTAVVDCYADAK, encoded by the coding sequence ATGGCCCCCCGCTACGCCCTCGCCCCCGACCCGCACGGCCCCGGCGGCCGCCTGCAGCCGTTGGCCGACGACGGCACCCCGCTCGGGGCGCCGCACCACGCGCCGGCCCTGGCCACGGCGGTGGCCCGGATCGAGGCGGCCGAGCAGCCGCGCTGGGTCTTCGCCGCCGCCGACAGCGGATACGCCCCGCTGCTGCCCGTCCGGCTCGCCCGCTGCCACGACCTGCGGCTGACCGAGCCCCTGCTGCTCGGCCACGAGGGGCATTGGGGCGAGCCGCGCTCGCTGGGCGCGGCCTGGGCCAGGGTCCACGGCCGCCCCGTTCCGGCCGACCTGCCCGAGGCCGGCGCCGCCGACGACGACCAGGCCTCCCTGTTCGCACCGGACCGCCTGCAGCTGCCGCCCGGCGTCGACCCGCTGGAGGCCGTGGTCACCGTCCACGCCGACCAGCAGCGCCGGCTCTCCGCCGTCCGGGACGCGGGCGAGCGGGCCCGGCTGCGGCTTCTGGTCGCCGCCGAGTCCGCCGGTGGCCTGCTCGCCGCCGAGATCGCCGCCGACGGACTGCCCTGGCGCGCGGACGTGCACGACCTGCTGCTCACCGAGTTGCTCGGCCCCCGCCCGCAGATCCCGGGCGCTCGGCCGCGGCTCGTCGCCGAGCTGGCCGCCGAGCTCCAGCAGGCGCTCGGCGGACGCCCGTTCAACCCCGACTCGCCCGATCAGGTGCTGCGGGCCTTCGCCGAGCAGGGCGTCAAGCTCCCCTCGACCCGCAGCTGGGAGCTGCGCCGGGTGGACCACCCGGCAGCGGAGCTGGTGATCCGCTACAAGGAGCTGTCCCGGCTCCACACCGCGCACGGCTGGGCCTGGCAGTCCGCCTGGGTGCGCGGCGGCCGCTTCCGGCCCGAGTACGTGGTCGGCGGCGTGGTGTCCGGCCGGTGGGCCAGCCGGGGCGGCGGCGCCCTGCAGATCCCCCGGATCCTGCGCCGCGCCGTGGTCGCCGACCCGGGGTGGTCGCTGGTCGTCGCCGACGCCGCCCAGCTGGAGCCGCGGGTGCTGGCCGCGCTGTCCGAGGACGCCGGGCTGGCCCGCACCGCCGCCGAGGGCGACCTGTACGAGGCCCTCGCCGCCACCGCGTTCCAGGGCGACCGGTCCAAGGCGAAGCTCGGCCTGCTCGGCGCCATGTACGGCCAGACCAGCGGCGACATCGGCCCCCTGCTCGCCACCCTGCGCCGGCGCTACCCGGCGGCGATGGGCTACGTCGAGGCCGCCGCCCGGACAGGTGAGGACGGCGGGATCGTCCGCTCCCGGCTCGGCCGCACCTGCCCGCCGCCGTCCGCGGAGTGGCTCGACCGCACCGAGGCCGCCGACCCGGGCGACGAGGCCGGTGGCCGGTCGGCCCGGGCCCGCGGCCGTTTCACCCGGAACTTCGTGATCCAGGCCAGCGCCGCCGACTGGGCGCTCGCCATGCTCGCCGGGCTGCGGCGCCGACTGGCCGCGTTGAGTTCCGGGGCGGACCGGCCGCACCTGGTGTTCTTCCAGCACGACGAGGTGATGGTGCACACCCCGTCCGATCTCGCCGACCGGGTGGCGGCCGAGGTCGCGGCGGCGGCGGACGAGGCCCGGGCGCTGGTCTTCGGCGACACGCCCGTCCGCTTCCCGCTCTCCACCGCGGTGGTGGACTGCTACGCGGACGCCAAGTAG
- a CDS encoding PP2C family protein-serine/threonine phosphatase, with the protein MPSIRRVQRAGALNTTGLAPARRRSALLAADLQDLSFRRRAAPALLAILLVSLADFFSGQDRYLAPLMVIVPSIAALLLRPLELLMVCGIGFLSLLWLSNYEQVANINDRRFLFGALLSYLVLTLLSAYLAHLRMRRAAAFAAVSSVAEAAQRALLRRPGPTVGPLSLAVRYVSAADEARIGGDLYSVLETPHGTRVLVGDVRGKGLGAVQTAAVVLGAFREAAYDEAKLGAVAARIEASVTRHVPDGEFTTALFAEFDEPGSVELLHFGHVPPIRVGRDGRAAVLDTEDPWVPLGLGQLAAGEPVSVREPFGPEDVMVLCTDGVVEARHHRTGEFYPLTERVGPLVRGAARSAAELESAVGRVYADLLVHTGGELGDDALLMLISRSDHRPADEPGQPDGTPPAGD; encoded by the coding sequence GTGCCTTCGATCCGTCGCGTCCAGCGCGCCGGCGCGCTGAACACCACCGGGCTCGCGCCCGCCCGCCGCCGCTCCGCGCTGCTCGCCGCCGATCTGCAGGACCTGTCCTTCCGACGGCGGGCCGCCCCCGCCCTGCTCGCCATCCTGCTGGTGTCCCTGGCCGACTTCTTCTCCGGCCAGGACCGCTACCTCGCCCCGCTGATGGTGATCGTCCCGTCCATCGCCGCGCTGCTGCTGCGCCCGCTGGAACTGCTGATGGTCTGCGGCATCGGCTTCCTGTCCCTGCTCTGGCTGAGCAACTACGAGCAGGTCGCCAACATCAACGACCGCCGGTTCCTGTTCGGCGCCCTGCTGAGCTACCTCGTGCTCACCCTGCTCAGCGCCTACCTCGCCCATCTGCGGATGCGCCGCGCCGCGGCCTTCGCGGCGGTCAGCTCCGTCGCCGAGGCCGCCCAGCGCGCCCTGCTGCGCCGCCCCGGGCCCACCGTCGGCCCGCTGAGCCTGGCCGTCCGCTACGTCTCCGCGGCCGACGAGGCCCGGATCGGCGGCGACCTGTACTCCGTGCTGGAGACCCCGCACGGCACCCGGGTGCTGGTCGGGGACGTCCGCGGCAAGGGGCTGGGTGCGGTGCAGACCGCGGCCGTCGTCCTCGGCGCCTTCCGCGAGGCGGCGTACGACGAGGCGAAACTGGGTGCGGTCGCCGCCCGGATCGAGGCCAGCGTCACCCGGCACGTGCCCGACGGCGAGTTCACCACCGCGCTGTTCGCCGAGTTCGACGAGCCCGGCAGCGTGGAACTGCTGCACTTCGGCCACGTCCCGCCGATCCGGGTCGGCCGGGACGGCCGGGCCGCCGTCCTGGACACCGAGGATCCCTGGGTGCCGCTCGGCCTCGGACAGCTCGCCGCCGGCGAACCCGTCAGCGTGCGCGAGCCCTTCGGCCCCGAGGACGTCATGGTGCTCTGCACCGACGGCGTCGTCGAGGCCCGGCACCACCGCACCGGGGAGTTCTACCCGCTGACCGAGCGGGTCGGCCCGCTGGTGCGCGGCGCCGCCCGCTCCGCCGCCGAGCTGGAATCGGCGGTCGGCCGCGTCTACGCGGACCTGCTCGTCCACACCGGCGGCGAACTCGGCGACGACGCCCTGCTGATGCTGATCAGCCGCAGTGACCACCGGCCGGCCGACGAGCCCGGACAGCCCGACGGCACCCCACCGGCCGGGGACTGA
- a CDS encoding heavy metal translocating P-type ATPase — protein sequence MSTTTQGTEAAPARQRVELSIGGMTCASCAARIEKKLNRMDGVEATVNYATEKARVDFAPGIGVADIVATVERTGYTAELPPPPAPPEPVGTSAARPAERPADPLRERLLATVVLTVPVVLLSMVPALQFDDWQWLAFALTGPVVVYGGAPFHRSAWTNLRHGAATMDTLVSLGTLAAFGWSVWALFLGNAGMPGMRHAFTLGVGGGDAASTLYLETAAAVTTLILLGRWLEARSKRRAGAALHALLDLGAKDVAVLRDGREHRVPVDRLTVGMRFVVRPGETIATDGVVVEGASAVDASMLTGESVPVEVAVGDQVTGATVNAGGRLVVEASRVGADTRLARMAKLVEEAQNGKAAAQRLADRISAVFVPVVILIALATLVGRLLLGDDPTGAFTAAVAVLIIACPCALGLATPTALMVGTGRGAQLGILIKGPEALENTRRVDTIVLDKTGTVTTGRMALVAVHTADGVDAQQALRLAGALEHASEHPIAAAIAAAAAERTGPLPAVEDFANLPGLGVRGTVEGRAVVAGRASLLTAGDGHGPARTLPPELAAARAAAERAGRTAVTVGWDGAARAVLEVADTVRPTSAEAVAELRALGLRPVLLTGDNRAVAEAVAAEVGIPVQDVVAEVLPEDKVAAVRRLQAEGRSVAMVGDGVNDAAALAQADLGLAMGTGTDAAIEAGDLTLVRGDLRSAGDAIRLSRRTLATIKGNLFWAFAYNVAAIPLAAAGLLNPVVAGATMAFSSVFVVTNSLRLRRFRPS from the coding sequence ATGAGCACGACCACGCAAGGCACGGAAGCGGCGCCCGCACGGCAGCGCGTCGAACTGTCGATCGGTGGCATGACGTGCGCCTCGTGCGCGGCCCGGATCGAGAAGAAGCTGAACCGGATGGACGGGGTCGAGGCCACCGTCAACTACGCCACCGAGAAGGCCCGGGTGGACTTCGCCCCCGGCATCGGCGTGGCGGACATCGTCGCCACCGTCGAGCGGACGGGGTACACCGCCGAGCTCCCGCCGCCGCCCGCCCCTCCCGAGCCCGTCGGCACCTCGGCGGCCCGCCCGGCCGAACGCCCGGCCGACCCGCTGCGTGAGCGGCTGCTGGCCACCGTCGTGCTCACCGTCCCCGTGGTGCTGCTGTCGATGGTCCCGGCGCTCCAGTTCGACGACTGGCAGTGGCTGGCGTTCGCGCTCACCGGCCCGGTCGTCGTGTACGGCGGAGCCCCGTTCCACCGGTCCGCCTGGACCAACCTGCGGCACGGCGCCGCCACCATGGACACCCTGGTCTCGCTCGGCACCCTGGCGGCGTTCGGCTGGTCGGTGTGGGCGCTGTTCCTCGGCAATGCCGGGATGCCCGGCATGCGGCACGCCTTCACCCTGGGGGTCGGCGGCGGCGACGCCGCCTCCACCCTCTACCTGGAGACCGCCGCCGCGGTCACCACCCTGATCCTGCTCGGCCGCTGGCTGGAGGCCCGCTCCAAGCGGCGGGCCGGCGCCGCCCTGCACGCCCTGCTCGACCTCGGCGCCAAGGACGTCGCGGTGCTGCGCGACGGGCGGGAGCACCGCGTCCCGGTCGACCGGCTCACCGTCGGCATGCGCTTCGTCGTCCGGCCGGGCGAGACGATCGCCACCGACGGCGTGGTCGTCGAGGGGGCCTCGGCGGTGGACGCCTCGATGCTCACCGGCGAGTCCGTCCCGGTCGAGGTCGCCGTCGGCGACCAGGTGACCGGCGCCACCGTCAACGCGGGCGGCCGGCTCGTCGTCGAAGCCTCCCGGGTCGGCGCCGACACCCGGCTCGCCCGGATGGCGAAGCTGGTCGAGGAGGCGCAGAACGGCAAGGCCGCCGCCCAGCGGCTGGCCGACCGGATCTCCGCGGTCTTCGTCCCGGTGGTGATCCTGATCGCGCTGGCCACCCTGGTCGGCCGGCTGCTGCTCGGGGACGACCCGACCGGGGCGTTCACCGCAGCCGTCGCGGTGCTCATCATCGCCTGCCCGTGCGCCCTGGGCCTGGCCACCCCGACCGCGCTGATGGTCGGCACCGGCCGCGGCGCCCAGCTCGGCATCCTGATCAAGGGCCCGGAGGCGCTGGAGAACACCCGCCGGGTCGACACGATCGTCCTGGACAAGACCGGCACCGTCACCACCGGCCGGATGGCCCTGGTCGCCGTCCACACCGCCGACGGCGTCGACGCGCAGCAGGCGCTGCGGCTGGCGGGAGCGCTGGAGCACGCCTCCGAGCACCCGATCGCAGCCGCGATCGCCGCCGCCGCGGCCGAACGGACGGGCCCGCTGCCGGCCGTCGAGGACTTCGCCAACCTTCCCGGCCTCGGCGTCCGGGGCACCGTCGAGGGCCGCGCGGTGGTCGCCGGACGCGCCTCCCTGCTGACCGCGGGGGACGGCCACGGGCCCGCGCGGACGCTGCCGCCGGAGCTGGCGGCCGCCCGGGCGGCCGCCGAGCGGGCCGGGCGCACCGCCGTCACGGTCGGCTGGGACGGCGCCGCGCGCGCCGTCCTGGAGGTCGCCGACACCGTCCGCCCGACCAGCGCGGAGGCCGTCGCCGAGCTGCGTGCGCTGGGCCTGCGCCCGGTGCTGCTGACCGGCGACAACCGGGCCGTCGCCGAGGCGGTCGCCGCCGAGGTCGGCATCCCCGTCCAGGACGTCGTCGCCGAGGTGCTGCCCGAGGACAAGGTGGCCGCCGTACGGCGGCTGCAGGCCGAGGGACGCTCGGTCGCGATGGTCGGCGACGGCGTGAACGACGCCGCGGCCCTCGCCCAGGCCGACCTGGGCCTGGCCATGGGCACCGGGACGGACGCGGCGATCGAGGCGGGCGACCTGACCCTCGTCCGCGGCGACCTGCGCTCGGCGGGCGACGCGATCCGGCTCTCCCGCCGCACCCTGGCCACCATCAAGGGCAACCTGTTCTGGGCCTTCGCCTACAACGTGGCGGCGATCCCGCTGGCCGCGGCCGGGCTGCTCAACCCGGTGGTGGCCGGTGCCACGATGGCCTTCTCCTCGGTCTTCGTGGTCACCAACAGCCTGCGCCTGCGGCGCTTCCGGCCGTCCTGA
- the dhaK gene encoding dihydroxyacetone kinase subunit DhaK: MKKLINSPETLLADALAGVAAAHPGLAVDADARVVTRAVPAAPGKVALVSGGGSGHEPLHIGFVGPGMLDAACPGEVFTSPVPDQVLAAARAVQSGAGVLFVVKNYTGDVLNFRLAAELAAEEGIAVETVLVDDDVAVEDSTWTAGRRGTGATVVVEKTAGALAERGAPLEAVAAVGRRADAASRSFAIALSAATVPAAGRPGFDLPEDEIEVGVGIHGEPGRRREPMRPARDLAAEVVGAILADHDLAAGDEVIALVNGLGGTPLLELYVVFGEVRALLAARGVRIARSLVGNYVTSLDMAGFSLTLTKADRELLELWDAPVATPALTWS; the protein is encoded by the coding sequence ATGAAGAAACTGATCAACAGCCCGGAGACGCTACTGGCGGACGCCCTGGCCGGGGTCGCCGCGGCGCACCCGGGGCTGGCGGTGGACGCCGACGCCCGGGTGGTGACGCGGGCGGTGCCGGCGGCCCCGGGCAAGGTGGCGCTGGTCTCCGGCGGCGGTTCGGGGCATGAGCCGCTGCACATCGGTTTCGTCGGCCCGGGCATGCTCGATGCGGCGTGTCCGGGCGAGGTGTTCACCTCCCCGGTGCCCGACCAGGTGCTGGCCGCGGCCCGGGCGGTGCAGAGCGGGGCCGGGGTGCTGTTCGTGGTGAAGAACTACACCGGCGACGTGCTGAACTTCCGGCTCGCGGCGGAGCTCGCGGCCGAGGAGGGCATCGCGGTGGAGACCGTCCTGGTCGACGACGACGTGGCGGTGGAGGACTCCACCTGGACGGCCGGCCGCCGCGGTACCGGGGCGACCGTGGTGGTGGAGAAGACCGCCGGGGCGCTGGCCGAACGCGGCGCGCCGCTGGAGGCGGTCGCGGCGGTCGGGCGGCGGGCCGACGCGGCGTCACGGTCCTTCGCGATCGCGCTGAGCGCCGCCACGGTGCCGGCCGCCGGGCGGCCCGGCTTCGACCTGCCCGAGGACGAGATCGAGGTCGGGGTGGGCATCCACGGCGAGCCGGGCCGCCGCCGGGAGCCGATGCGTCCGGCCCGTGACCTCGCGGCCGAGGTGGTCGGGGCGATCCTCGCCGACCACGACCTCGCGGCCGGGGACGAGGTGATCGCCCTGGTCAACGGCCTGGGCGGCACGCCGTTGCTGGAGCTGTACGTGGTCTTCGGCGAGGTCCGGGCCCTGCTGGCGGCGCGCGGTGTCCGGATCGCGCGCAGCCTGGTCGGCAACTACGTCACCAGCCTCGACATGGCGGGTTTCTCGCTCACCCTGACCAAGGCCGACCGGGAGCTTCTGGAGCTCTGGGACGCCCCCGTGGCCACCCCCGCCCTGACCTGGTCCTGA
- a CDS encoding SDR family oxidoreductase → MARNVVVTGGGTGIGLEVARRFADAGERVVIVGRRRAVLEKAAAELGANVTPLVCDLADPDAVEAALAELPATVDVLVNNAGSRETVIGAGPHAVLARWRGDFERNVLTVVLLTESIRDRLTPGSGRVVTISSIAALRGAGSYGAAKASLHAWNHFLAAQLGPSGITANIVAPGTVAGTEFFGPRLDEAEVSRRASRTLVGRIGLPGEVAATVYFLASPDAGFITGEIVHLNGGELLGR, encoded by the coding sequence ATGGCCAGGAATGTCGTCGTCACCGGTGGTGGCACCGGCATCGGCTTGGAGGTGGCCCGCCGGTTCGCCGACGCGGGCGAGCGCGTGGTGATCGTCGGACGCCGCCGGGCGGTGCTCGAGAAGGCCGCCGCGGAACTCGGCGCGAACGTCACCCCGTTGGTCTGCGACCTCGCCGACCCCGACGCGGTGGAGGCGGCGCTCGCCGAACTCCCGGCCACCGTCGACGTGCTGGTCAACAACGCGGGCAGCCGGGAGACCGTGATCGGGGCCGGACCGCACGCCGTGCTGGCCCGCTGGCGCGGCGACTTCGAGCGCAACGTGCTCACCGTCGTGCTGCTCACCGAGTCGATCCGCGACCGGCTCACCCCCGGCTCCGGCCGGGTCGTCACGATCAGTTCCATCGCCGCCCTGCGCGGCGCCGGATCGTACGGTGCGGCGAAGGCCTCGCTGCACGCCTGGAACCACTTCCTGGCCGCCCAGCTCGGGCCGTCCGGGATCACCGCGAACATCGTCGCGCCGGGCACCGTCGCCGGAACCGAGTTCTTCGGCCCCCGCCTGGACGAGGCCGAGGTCTCCCGGCGGGCGTCCCGCACCCTCGTCGGCCGGATCGGCCTGCCCGGGGAGGTCGCCGCCACGGTGTACTTCCTGGCCTCGCCGGACGCCGGCTTCATCACGGGGGAGATCGTCCACCTCAACGGCGGCGAGCTGCTCGGCCGCTGA
- a CDS encoding citrate synthase — translation MSDNSVVLRYQDGEYEYPVVESTAGNAGFDISKLLPQTGLVTLDNGFGNTAAYKSAITFVDGDNGILRYRGYPIEQLAERGNFIETAYLLINGELPKAEELTAFNTEITQHTLLHEDVKRFYQGFPRDAHPMAMLSSVVGALSTFYPQSHNPFDADQRHLSTVRLLAKLPTIAAYAYKKAMGQPFVYPRNDLSYVENFLRMTFAVPAEDFEINPVIVNALDKLLILHADHEQNCSTSTVRLVGSSHANLFASISAGISALWGPLHGGANQAVLEMLEQIQKDGGDVDAFIRKVKNREDGVKLMGFGHRVYKAFDPRAAQVKILAHEVLGQLGKSDELLDIALKLEEHALSDDFFVSRKLYPNVDFYTGLIYRAMGFPTSMFTVLFALGRLPGWIAHWHEMINDPSSRIGRPRQIYTGTAIRDYVDLGDR, via the coding sequence GTGAGCGACAACTCGGTAGTACTGCGGTACCAGGACGGCGAGTACGAGTACCCCGTCGTCGAGAGCACTGCGGGCAACGCCGGCTTCGACATCTCGAAGCTGCTCCCGCAGACCGGCCTGGTCACCCTGGACAACGGCTTCGGCAACACCGCCGCCTACAAGTCCGCGATCACCTTCGTGGACGGCGACAACGGCATCCTGCGCTACCGCGGCTACCCGATCGAGCAGCTCGCCGAGCGCGGCAACTTCATCGAGACCGCGTACCTGCTGATCAACGGTGAGCTGCCGAAGGCCGAGGAGCTGACGGCCTTCAACACCGAGATCACCCAGCACACCCTGCTGCACGAGGACGTCAAGCGCTTCTACCAGGGCTTCCCGCGGGACGCCCACCCGATGGCGATGCTGTCCTCGGTGGTCGGCGCGCTCTCCACGTTCTACCCGCAGAGCCACAACCCGTTCGACGCCGACCAGCGCCACCTGTCGACGGTGCGCCTGCTGGCCAAGCTGCCGACGATCGCGGCCTACGCGTACAAGAAGGCGATGGGCCAGCCCTTCGTCTACCCGCGCAACGACCTGAGCTACGTCGAGAACTTCCTGCGGATGACGTTCGCCGTCCCCGCCGAGGACTTCGAGATCAACCCGGTCATCGTCAACGCCCTCGACAAGCTGCTGATCCTGCACGCGGACCACGAGCAGAACTGCTCGACCTCCACCGTGCGCCTGGTCGGCTCCAGCCACGCCAACCTGTTCGCCTCGATCTCGGCGGGCATCTCGGCGCTGTGGGGCCCGCTGCACGGCGGCGCCAACCAGGCCGTCCTGGAGATGCTGGAGCAGATCCAGAAGGACGGCGGCGACGTCGACGCCTTCATCCGCAAGGTGAAGAACCGCGAGGACGGCGTCAAGCTGATGGGCTTCGGCCACCGCGTGTACAAGGCCTTCGACCCGCGCGCCGCGCAGGTCAAGATCCTGGCGCACGAGGTCCTCGGCCAGCTCGGCAAGTCCGACGAGCTGCTCGACATCGCCCTCAAGCTGGAGGAGCACGCGCTCAGCGACGACTTCTTCGTCTCGCGCAAGCTCTACCCGAACGTGGACTTCTACACGGGTCTGATCTACCGCGCGATGGGCTTCCCGACCAGCATGTTCACCGTGCTGTTCGCGCTCGGCCGGCTGCCCGGCTGGATCGCCCACTGGCACGAGATGATCAACGACCCGAGCAGCCGCATCGGCCGCCCGCGTCAGATCTACACCGGCACCGCGATCCGCGACTACGTCGACCTCGGCGACCGCTGA